A region of the Cytobacillus sp. IB215665 genome:
CTACTGACCCTACTGATCCTGTTGATGATAGTAATGTCATTACTGCAGATGATTATACAATTGAAATGATTAATGATGGTACAAATGCTAAGTTTATTTTTACACCAAACTCAGGATCATCTGCATTTGTAGATTTCCATTACAAGGTTAATGATGAGGTACAACAAAATGTAAGAGCCGTGAAAAACGGAGAAAATTGGGAGTACACGGTTAGTGGATTACAAGCAGGAGACTCAATCAACTTCTTTTATACGTACGAAAAAAGCCAATTAGCGTATGATTCTCCATGGTATGAGTATACACATTAAAAAATAATATTTTCTTGAAGGGGGGATCAGTCAAATTTAGACTGATCCCCCTTTCTAAAAAGTTAACATACGCATCATTTTATTGATGAAATACTTACTTAATTAATCAAGCTGCTTCCATTTTTTCTTCAATATTGGTCTTGTATAGTTTTGCATCGTATCGATTAACGTTTCAGCATTCGCTGATTTAATCATTAAGTCTAAATGTGAGTCATTAGAAAACCCTTCTTGAACACTGTGCTTGACCATTTCGACTAATGGATCAAAATAGCCGTTTACATTATATAAACCTATAGGTTTTTCGTGTATTCCTATTTGTGCCCAGCATAGAACTTCAAATAATTCTTCAAAAGTACCGAGTCCACCTGGTAATGCGATATATCCGTCAGCTAGTTCTCCCATTTTTGCTTTTCGTTCATGCATGCTATCGACTTCAATGAACTCTGTTAATTGTTGATGCACCATCTCACCTCTGAATAAACCAGATGGCATAATTCCAACAACTTCTCCCCCATGAGATAATGCTGCATTTGCAACCTCACCCATTAAGCCGATTTTAGAGCCACCATATATAAGTCTGTAGCCGTTTTGGCCTATTATTTCACCTAAAGTTTGTGCCTTTTGTAAATATTCATCACTTCCACCAACATTCGAACCAGCAAATACACAAATCGATTTCATTTTTTCAACTCCAACTCCAAAATAGAAACTATTGTAATTCTACTATACTACATCTAAATAATATTTGTTTGGAATGAATAAGTATAAAATTCTAAACATACTATTGGAAATAAGATGAAAAATTCCTTTTATAGCCAGCATGTTGTCGTATGAAGGTATACAGCCAAAGAGTAGGACAAGCGTAGCGGTATGTGGTTAATAGAAAAATAACAATTGAGGAGGGGTACAATGAGAAAGCGTTTTGTTGTATTGATGTTGCTTTTAGTAGTGATATTTTCTACTGCTTGTGGAACGAACGAAACTACCAATAGCAGTGGTGTAGACCATGAATTTAACTTAGTCGAACAAGGAAAACTAACGTGGGCTAGTAGCGGCTTGTATAAACCTTTTAACTACTCAGAAAATGGAGAGTTAAAAGGATTTGATGTTGAGATTGGTTATGCGCTAGCAGAAAAGCTTGGACTTGAGCCAAATCCTGTTACAACACCATGGGAAACAATATTGCAAGGTTTAAAAGGAGAAAAATTTGACATTATTTTAGGAAGTATGGCTATTACAGATGATCGATTAGAACAAGTTAACTTTACAGACCCATATTATTATTCTGGTGGTACAGTTTTTGTGTCAGTAGACAATAATGAAATTAAAACAGCCGATGATTTAATAGGAAAGCGTATAGGGGTAGTGGCACAAAGCACATATGATGAGGCTGCTCAGCAGTATACTGATGATATAAAGTATTATAACAGTGACGTTACAGCGCTCAATGATTTAACAGTAAAAGGTCGTCTAGATGCGGTTATTACTGATTCAATCGTTGGCTTTGAAGCTCAAGCAGCAGGTTTAACTATTAAAGAGGCTGGAGACCGGTTGTGGGTGGAACGCATCGGTATTGCGGTTCGTAAAGATGACGAAGAATTGTTGGAAGCTTTAAATGAAGTGATAGAAGAAATTGTAGTGGACGGAACGTATGTAGACATTTCAAATGATTTTTTTGGTACGAATCTATTAGATGTCAATCTTGAAGGTGTTGAAATATATAAATAATAGTAGATTTATGATGTGGAAAGGGGCTGCGGAAAATGGATATTGTTGATATGTTTCTAAGAACATTTTCGGGATTTATTGAAGCTAGCTGGATGACTATACGTTTAACAGTCGTTGGTCTTACACTAGGCTCATTGCTAGGTATCGTTTTTGCTTTCTTTAAAATCTCTCAATCTAAGATATTGCAAACAATTGCTTCAATATATATTACGCTTATTCGTGGTACCCCTTTAATTGTGCAAATCTCTTTTTTATATTTTGGTATCTCTTCACTTATTGTTTTATCAGGATTTTGGGCAGGATCAATCGCACTAGCTATTCATAATGGTGCGTATATAGCTGAAATATTTCGGGGAGCCATTCAAAGCATTGATAGAGGGCAACGCGAAGCAAGTAGCTCTTTAGGTATGACAAGAACGCAAAGTATGTATCGAATTATCTTTCCTCAAGCATTTAAGCGATCAATACCACCACTTGGAAATCAATTTATTATTTGTCTAAAAGATTCCTCACTAGTATATGTCATTGGAGTTGCTGAGATCTATTCTTTAGCAAATATGGAGGCAGCACAATCATTCCAACAGTTTGAAGCATTCTTTGTTGCCGGGTTGTATTATCTAGTGTTAGTTATGATTTTTACTTATTTATTACATGTTGTCGAAAACAAAGTCGACGTTGAAAAAGTGAGGTGAATGATAAACAATGCTAATGGCCAAAAATGTGTATAAATCATTTGGTGATCTTCAAGTGTTGCAAGGTATTGATCTACACATTAAGCCTCAAGAGGTAGTAGTTTTGGTCGGAATTAGTGGTTCTGGAAAAAGTACATTACTTAGGTGCTTTAATTTCTTGGAGACAATTGATAGTGGAGAAATATTAATTGATGATAAGAAAATATTTCCCGAAAAAGACAATTTGTCGAAGGTGAGAGAGAAAGTAGGGATGGTTTTTCAGCATTTTAATTTATTTCCACATAAAACAGTTATCGAAAATATTATTGAAGCGCCTATAATTGTAAAAAAAGTTGATAAAAGCGAAGCTATACAAGAAGGTTTAGCGTTGTTAGAAAAAGTTGGACTACAGGACAAAGCCCATGCGTATCCTCATATGCTTTCAGGTGGTCAAAAGCAACGTGTCGCAATTGCAAGGTCACTTGCTATGAAACCAAAGGCAATGTTGTTTGATGAGCCCACTTCTGCACTCGATCCTGAGCTCGTGGGAGAAGTACTCCAAGTAATAAAAAACCTTGCCAAAGAAGGAATGACAATGGTGATTGTTACCCATGAAATGAATTTTGCACGAGATGTAGCAGACAGAATTGTTATGCTACACGAAGGCACAATAATTGAGAAAGCTAATCCAAAAGATTTCTTTGAAAATCCAACACATGAGCGCACGAAGCAATTTTTAAAGCTTGTAAATAGATAAACACCATACTACAAGGATTATTCCTTGTAGTATTTTAATTTGAAGGACTAATATTTGAACTTACTTAACATTTTCATGATATTGCATAACAACTGTGGTGGTAACTTTTTAACTTTGGGCCATGGAGCCTTACATAGAGCAACAAAAAGGGGGGAATATAAACGAATAAATGGTGTCTGGAGCTAGTTTTTTGGGCTTATTTCAATGCGAAAGTACCCTTAAGAAAAACATGAAAGAACT
Encoded here:
- a CDS encoding TIGR00730 family Rossman fold protein produces the protein MKSICVFAGSNVGGSDEYLQKAQTLGEIIGQNGYRLIYGGSKIGLMGEVANAALSHGGEVVGIMPSGLFRGEMVHQQLTEFIEVDSMHERKAKMGELADGYIALPGGLGTFEELFEVLCWAQIGIHEKPIGLYNVNGYFDPLVEMVKHSVQEGFSNDSHLDLMIKSANAETLIDTMQNYTRPILKKKWKQLD
- a CDS encoding transporter substrate-binding domain-containing protein, with translation MRKRFVVLMLLLVVIFSTACGTNETTNSSGVDHEFNLVEQGKLTWASSGLYKPFNYSENGELKGFDVEIGYALAEKLGLEPNPVTTPWETILQGLKGEKFDIILGSMAITDDRLEQVNFTDPYYYSGGTVFVSVDNNEIKTADDLIGKRIGVVAQSTYDEAAQQYTDDIKYYNSDVTALNDLTVKGRLDAVITDSIVGFEAQAAGLTIKEAGDRLWVERIGIAVRKDDEELLEALNEVIEEIVVDGTYVDISNDFFGTNLLDVNLEGVEIYK
- a CDS encoding amino acid ABC transporter permease gives rise to the protein MDIVDMFLRTFSGFIEASWMTIRLTVVGLTLGSLLGIVFAFFKISQSKILQTIASIYITLIRGTPLIVQISFLYFGISSLIVLSGFWAGSIALAIHNGAYIAEIFRGAIQSIDRGQREASSSLGMTRTQSMYRIIFPQAFKRSIPPLGNQFIICLKDSSLVYVIGVAEIYSLANMEAAQSFQQFEAFFVAGLYYLVLVMIFTYLLHVVENKVDVEKVR
- a CDS encoding amino acid ABC transporter ATP-binding protein, yielding MLMAKNVYKSFGDLQVLQGIDLHIKPQEVVVLVGISGSGKSTLLRCFNFLETIDSGEILIDDKKIFPEKDNLSKVREKVGMVFQHFNLFPHKTVIENIIEAPIIVKKVDKSEAIQEGLALLEKVGLQDKAHAYPHMLSGGQKQRVAIARSLAMKPKAMLFDEPTSALDPELVGEVLQVIKNLAKEGMTMVIVTHEMNFARDVADRIVMLHEGTIIEKANPKDFFENPTHERTKQFLKLVNR